One genomic window of Pseudomonadota bacterium includes the following:
- a CDS encoding ATP synthase subunit I — MHSNTLDLIMAFAAGLFIGSFYFLALWLTVRRLPKVRFPASWTLGSYLARSAVSMAGFYLVMSGCWERLLVSLLGFIVMRFILVRWFQPEKPFIPSGRTC; from the coding sequence ATGCACAGTAACACCCTGGATCTGATAATGGCTTTTGCCGCCGGCCTTTTCATTGGTAGTTTTTATTTTCTTGCCCTCTGGTTGACGGTCCGCCGCCTGCCAAAGGTACGTTTTCCCGCCAGCTGGACCTTGGGCAGTTACCTGGCCCGCAGCGCCGTCAGCATGGCCGGTTTTTACCTGGTCATGTCCGGCTGCTGGGAAAGGTTGCTGGTCAGTTTACTGGGTTTTATCGTCATGCGTTTTATTCTGGTTCGCTGGTTTCAGCCGGAAAAGCCGTTTATTCCCTCCGGGAGAACCTGCTGA
- a CDS encoding AtpZ/AtpI family protein translates to MDDRQPEKKPQETAEFSRQIAAKEQRKLKGRRQKGQDIWFGLGMFGLVGWSVTIPTLIGVALGVWVDKTWESSYSWTLMGLLIGVILGCLQAWYWLKQESRR, encoded by the coding sequence ATGGATGACCGGCAGCCGGAGAAAAAACCGCAGGAAACGGCTGAATTCAGCCGGCAGATTGCCGCCAAAGAACAGCGGAAACTGAAAGGACGGCGGCAAAAAGGGCAGGATATCTGGTTTGGTCTCGGGATGTTCGGCCTGGTTGGCTGGTCAGTGACCATACCCACCCTTATAGGTGTGGCCCTGGGTGTCTGGGTGGATAAAACCTGGGAAAGTTCTTATTCATGGACCCTGATGGGTCTTTTGATTGGCGTTATTTTAGGTTGCCTGCAAGCCTGGTATTGGCTCAAACAAGAGAGCAGGAGATAG
- a CDS encoding F0F1 ATP synthase subunit epsilon produces the protein MELKIILPTMILIDEKASKITAEAQNGSFCLRPRHIDFAAALVPGLFSFVNHDGREIFLAVDEGVLVKCGRRVLVSSRRAVQGTDLGTLTRLVEDEFLILDDREKTVRSAISKIEADFIRSFLEIQKHG, from the coding sequence GTGGAACTGAAAATTATCCTGCCAACCATGATACTGATCGATGAGAAAGCCAGCAAAATTACTGCCGAGGCACAGAATGGTTCTTTTTGTCTGCGCCCCCGGCATATTGATTTTGCCGCTGCCTTGGTTCCCGGTTTGTTTTCTTTTGTGAACCATGACGGTCGGGAAATCTTTCTGGCTGTGGATGAGGGAGTGCTGGTGAAATGTGGCCGCCGGGTGCTGGTTTCCAGTCGTCGCGCGGTTCAGGGAACGGACCTGGGAACTCTGACCCGCCTGGTAGAGGATGAATTTCTCATCCTCGACGACCGGGAAAAAACGGTTCGTTCGGCCATTTCAAAGATTGAGGCTGATTTTATCCGCTCCTTTCTGGAGATTCAAAAACATGGATGA